In Candidatus Paceibacterota bacterium, the DNA window AGGCCTTCCTTTACCACGTCCTAAATAATCTAATAGTAGACGAGTATCGCAAACATAAAACAACTTCTCTTGATGTTCTCACGGAAAAAGGTTTTGACCCAGGAAACAATGACTCAGCAGAACTTCTTGCAAATGCACTAGACGGTAAGGCGGCGCTTTTACTAATACAACTACTCCCAGAAACATATCGAAAAGTTATGAACATGAGGTATGTGCAAGATCTTTCACTTGAAGAAATATCCATCCTAACCGGAAAAACGAAAAATGCTGTTGCTGTTCAGTTACATCGTGGCCTTGAAAAATTTAAAATACTATATGGCCACGCCTAATTTATATTTTTACAAATATCGTGTAATGAATTAACTAGGGACACGTCATTAGTGTATTACCGATAATTTTTTTAAATATGCTTCAAACAACTATAATCGTTTTACTCATTCTCTGGTTACTTGGCTTCAGTTTTAATCTAGGTGGCGACCTTATTCACACACTCCTTGTCATCGCAATCATTGCTTTTATTGTTCGCTTACTTTCAAATTAAACTCTTCGTTAGAATTTCATTACAACAAAAAACTAGCACAATTTGTGCTAGTTTTTTGTTGTAAATTTATTGGAGCCGCCTCTCGGATTTGAACCGAGGACCCTCGCTTTATCCCGGTAGTAAAAATTATTTACAACGGGACAAGCAAACGCTAATTCTGTTCACTCCATCAGAGCCGCCTCTCGGATTTGAACCGAGGACCCTCGCTTTACAAAAGCGACGCTCTACCACTGAGCTAAGGCGGCTCTGATGGAACCAACTGCCTGCCCCGTAGCGAGTCTTCTCTGCTACTGGGGAGCTAAGGCGGCTAATGCAATCACTAGGCTTGTTTGCCCAAACATTTTTACACACAAAATGTTTTAGAGCAATTGTCTAAAAAACTACTTCAATTCTCCGTTACGGAAACTATCCCTATGATTGGATATATCCTTAAGAAAAAATGAAGCTGACCCCCTTTCTCCATCTTCTCCGCTAACTGGCGGAATAGACATCGAAAAGTGTTCTACTCTCTCTTCAATAAACTTTTTCGCTATGTGATAAAAGTTTATTGAAATTCGAGAAAAAGCAGATGACATCTTTTGTAACTTACCAAGGATAAATGCTGAAAAACTTTCCCAGGCTTTTTCCCATTCAAACACCGACAAAAGATCTTCAACTCTACATTCTTCACCACTTAATATTTTACCCCTCCTAATGCTCCACACCCTAAAAAGAACCATCCCCGAGATGGCGGAAGCAAAAACCAAAGAAAATATAGCCGGTAAAATCATATATACCTATGTCAATAATACTACCTAACTGTGGAAAAACGTGCAAAGCGTGCAATTTCAATACGCTCCCCAAATTTCTGAACTGCCTCATCCACCAATGCTCCAACAGTAACATCACCATTCTTTACAAAAGGCTGTTCAAGTAGAGCCCTCTCTGCAAAGTATGTATTTAATTTACCCAAAACAACCTTCTCCTTAACAACAGGATCATTCTTACCAGCAGCTAGAGCCTCTTCAGTAAATACTTTTTTTAAGTCTTCGATAACTTCCTCGGAGATATCCTCACGTCGAACAAACTCTGGATTTGCTGCCGCAACATGCATTGCAATGTCATAGGCAAGTTTCTTAAACTCTTCGTTTTTTGAAACGAAGTCAGTTTCAGAAGAAAGCTCAACCATTGAACCAACAGAACCACCTAAGTGAATGTATGACTGAACAGTGCCAGAACCCAAAGTCCTGTCACCTTTCTTTCCGGCAATATCTTTACTTTTTCTTTTTAAGATTTCAATTGCCTTTTCTTTGTCTCCCTCTGCTTCCTCGAGAGCTTTTTTACACTGCATAACGGAAACACCTGTTATGTCGCGCAATTCCTTAACTTGATCCATTGTTACCATGGTTTTAAAAAAGAACTTATGAGTAAATTATTTAGCAACCTCTTCGCGCATCGATACCCCTTCTTGGTATGCATTCACGATGCTTTCAACAAAAAGTTTAATACTTGAAGTTGAAGCGTCGTTACCAACAATAGGATATGTAACCACTGAAACATCACAGTCAGAGTTTGAGACACTGATAACTGGAACTTTAACGTTTTTGGCTTCGACGATTGCAATGGCTTCTTTTTTAGAATCAATAACAAACATTGCACCAGGCATACTCTTTAGAGAAATCAAACCAAAGAAATATCGGTTGAGTCTTCCGAGCTCTAAGTCGATAATAAGACGTTCCTTTTTTGTATAACGTGCAATTGTACCTTTTTCTTTTTCGTCATTAATTTGCAAAAGTCTTTCTACTCGCTTTCTAATTTCTGAAAGATTAGTCAAAGTTCCTCCAATCCAACGCTCTGTGACAAAAGGCATATCGATTGATTGTGCTGCTTCTTTAACAATATCGCGAGCTTCTGGCTTAGAACCAACAAAGATAATCTGCTTGCCTTGTTTTCCAAGCTCTCTGACAAAATCACAAGCTATCTCAAGCATTTCACTTGTTTTATCAAGATCTATGATATCAGCGTGATTTTTTGAACCTAAAAGTGACTTTTTTATTGATGGGTGACGTCTTGTGCGGGAATAGCCGAAATGAGCGCCTGCCTTAAGTAGCGCTTCCATGCTTGGTATTTCTTTAGTATTTTTCTGCATATTTTAAAATTATTATCCCACCCCACCCATATATAGAGGGTTAGAAGTTCATATACTAACAAAAAGGCTTATTCTAAGCAACCCGTATTAGTCTTCGTCTTGTTCTCCCTCCCCTCCACTAGGAATCACCCCGTTAAACCCCTCAAACGTCCTAATTATCGGATCTAAGCCCCCAGCGAGTATTCCCTCGATATTGTGCCATGTCTGCTTGATACGATGGTCGGTGACACGATCTTGAAGAACATTATACGTGCGAATTTTTTCTGAACGGTCGCGAGTTCCAATCTGGCTCTTTTTTTCAGCAGAAAGCTTATTAAACTCTTCTTCTTCTTTGAGCATTGAGAGGCGCGCGGAAAGCATTTCAAAAGCCTTCTCGCGATTTTTCAACTGACTTCTCTCGCTCTGGCAACGCACCGCAACCCCTGTTGGTTTGTGAATAAGGCGTACAGCCGTTTCAACTTTATTAACGTTTTGCCCACCAGCACCACCGGAACGAGAAAGTTCCATCTCCACATCAGCCGGAGATATTGTGTATGAAAAACGAGTACGAATCGGTAAAACCGAAACAGATGCTGTTGACGTGTGCACTCTACCTGATTTTTCCGTTGCAGGAATTCTCTGCACTCGATGAACCCCGGTTTCAAACTGAAGCGCTTCATAAGCTCCCTTTCCTTTTACTTCAAACGAAACTTCTTTATATCCACCAAGTTCACTTCGCGATTCATCAAGTCTAGTCACAGACCAATTACGAGATTCAGCATATCGCTGATACATAATAGAAAGCTCTTCCGCAAAAAGTGCAGCTTCTTCTCCCCCTACACCCGCATACACTTCTAAAATGGCACCGGTTGGTTTTGCCACCTCCTCCTTCTCTGATTCAAAGATTGTCTCAATCTGCTTTTCGATTATTTCTTTTTGCTCAGAAATTCTTTTTAACTCCTCCTCTGCAATTTCGCCCATGGAAGAATCGCTCTCAACCATAGAGTTTATCTCTTCCTCTTCTTTCAGTAATTGCTCAAACTGAGTCGCCAGATAAGCGGTCTTTGAGTTCTTCTTCCAGTTTTCAAGATCCTGCATAGTGGTAGAAAAAGAAAAAACAGCAATTGCATCGCTGTTTTTCCGTTTTATTATCTAAGACTTTTTAACTGCTTTCTTAGTAGGTTCTGCGGCTGCCTTGCGCTTTTTGAAACGCTCAACACGTCCGGCGGTGTCGATAACCTTTTCGTTGCCAGTATAGAATGGGTGGCAAGCACTACAGATTTCCACCTTAATTTCAGGCAAACCAGAAGAAACGACGTAAGTCGCTCCACAGGCGCAGGTAGCCTTAATTTCGTCGTTATATTTTGGGTGAATCTCTTTCTTCATAAGCCTGTACTTTACTAGAAAGTGTTGAAATTTGCAAATGTTCATTTCTTCTCTATTTTTAAAATGCACGCCTAATTTTCTGCTGAAAATTGGCTATACTCACGCCGGTCGCGTTCCGTAATGCATTTTAAAAATAGATAAAGGGGGTATTTATTCAAAAGCAAATCAAACCCCTTTCAAAAACTCAATATTAGCTTGGATAGTTTCTGCTTTTTGTAAAACCTGCGTGCCATAAAAAGTGTTAACTGGTTTTCTGTTGTCACAACTTCTACCAGAATAATACCTACACGCCGCATTTCTTTCCGCGGTATAACTTCCACTCACGGCTCCAAGATCAGAGAGATATATCGCTGTTGCTATAAACGAATGTTCTGGATTCCAAGGATTTGCTTCATTTTGAGAAACACCAACCGAGCTCGCTATTCGTTTTTTAAAAATTTCCCAAGTTGATGGAATAAATTGTGAAGGTCCCATTCCCCCACCATAACCACGCGATGATGACCACTTCGCTGCTGGTGGACACGAAATGGGAGTAACCTTCCAGTCCATTCCGAGTCTATTGGTAATATCTTTAAATGGCTCTGTGTCTCTAGGGGACTTCATGACTTTCTCGAAAATCGTTCCAGTATTTTTTCCAACACCATCACCTGTATCAATACTAGACAAAATACATGATCCAACATTTTTACCTAAGTCAGATTCCTGAGTAAGAATCGCCAAAATAAGCGCAGGTCGTATACCAGTTTTACTTCCAGCCAAAGTTGCGTATTCAAGTGCT includes these proteins:
- the rpsB gene encoding 30S ribosomal protein S2 produces the protein MQKNTKEIPSMEALLKAGAHFGYSRTRRHPSIKKSLLGSKNHADIIDLDKTSEMLEIACDFVRELGKQGKQIIFVGSKPEARDIVKEAAQSIDMPFVTERWIGGTLTNLSEIRKRVERLLQINDEKEKGTIARYTKKERLIIDLELGRLNRYFFGLISLKSMPGAMFVIDSKKEAIAIVEAKNVKVPVISVSNSDCDVSVVTYPIVGNDASTSSIKLFVESIVNAYQEGVSMREEVAK
- a CDS encoding PCRF domain-containing protein codes for the protein MQDLENWKKNSKTAYLATQFEQLLKEEEEINSMVESDSSMGEIAEEELKRISEQKEIIEKQIETIFESEKEEVAKPTGAILEVYAGVGGEEAALFAEELSIMYQRYAESRNWSVTRLDESRSELGGYKEVSFEVKGKGAYEALQFETGVHRVQRIPATEKSGRVHTSTASVSVLPIRTRFSYTISPADVEMELSRSGGAGGQNVNKVETAVRLIHKPTGVAVRCQSERSQLKNREKAFEMLSARLSMLKEEEEFNKLSAEKKSQIGTRDRSEKIRTYNVLQDRVTDHRIKQTWHNIEGILAGGLDPIIRTFEGFNGVIPSGGEGEQDED
- the tsf gene encoding elongation factor Ts (EF-Ts; functions during elongation stage of protein translation; forms a dimer; associates with EF-Tu-GDP complex and promotes exchange of GDP to GTP resulting in regeneration of the active form of EF-Tu); this translates as MDQVKELRDITGVSVMQCKKALEEAEGDKEKAIEILKRKSKDIAGKKGDRTLGSGTVQSYIHLGGSVGSMVELSSETDFVSKNEEFKKLAYDIAMHVAAANPEFVRREDISEEVIEDLKKVFTEEALAAGKNDPVVKEKVVLGKLNTYFAERALLEQPFVKNGDVTVGALVDEAVQKFGERIEIARFARFSTVR
- the rpmE gene encoding 50S ribosomal protein L31, with protein sequence MKKEIHPKYNDEIKATCACGATYVVSSGLPEIKVEICSACHPFYTGNEKVIDTAGRVERFKKRKAAAEPTKKAVKKS
- a CDS encoding RNA polymerase sigma factor, translated to MNKKETAQQQRALTLAHGEYEKGLNSHAFFKTHSHEIGEDLVQDTFMKTWAYLVKGGKIDVMKAFLYHVLNNLIVDEYRKHKTTSLDVLTEKGFDPGNNDSAELLANALDGKAALLLIQLLPETYRKVMNMRYVQDLSLEEISILTGKTKNAVAVQLHRGLEKFKILYGHA
- a CDS encoding lmo0937 family membrane protein, yielding MLQTTIIVLLILWLLGFSFNLGGDLIHTLLVIAIIAFIVRLLSN